Proteins co-encoded in one Arachis stenosperma cultivar V10309 chromosome 7, arast.V10309.gnm1.PFL2, whole genome shotgun sequence genomic window:
- the LOC130939894 gene encoding uncharacterized protein LOC130939894, with protein sequence MAETRSFIWNLEIQVGQLSKRILEAPSNTLPSNTAVNPKEECKAVSMEAEAEPKGAPATKELKKNKAQEDTKSIPMHVPLEMKEPEEQPSPTLQEKPEDEQLAQFLAVLRRLQVNISFTELLEKKPPSMACLKHAISEKTALKGDETMVLTKECITLVQKKLPQKLPDTGSFLILCTIGTITFKKALCDLGSSIILMPFSVMRKLGIQEVQPIKISLEKTDKTLKRA encoded by the coding sequence ATGGCAGAAACTAGGTCATTCATTTGGAATTTGGAGATACAGGtaggtcagctgagcaagaggATACTTGAGGCTCCCTCCaatactcttccaagcaacacagcaGTAAATCCAAAAGAGGAGTGTAAGGCCGTCAGTATGGAAGCTGAGGCTGAACCCAAAGGGGCACCTGCTACTAAGGAACTGAAGAAGAACAAGGCTCAGGAGGATACTAAGAGTATCCCCATGCATGTTCCTCTAGAAATGAAGGAGCCTGAAGAGCAACCTTCTCCAACCTTGCAAGAGAAGCCTGAAGACGAGCAACTTGCTCAGTTTCTGGCAGTCCTCAGGAGGTTGCAAGTTAATATCTCTTTTACAGAGCTATTGGAGAAGAAACCCCCCTCAATGGCCTGTCTAAAACATGCTATCTCTGAAAAGACGGCTCTAAAAGGAGATGAGACTATGGTGTTAACCAAGGAATGCATCACCCTAGTCCAAAAGAAGCTGCCTCAAAAGCTGCCAGATACCGGAAGCTTCTTGATCCTCTGTACGATAGGGACCATCACTTTTAAGAAGGCATTGTGCGACCTTGGGTCAAGCATCATTCTTATGCCTTTCTCTGTGATGAGAAAGCTAGGGATCCAAGAGGTGCAACCTATTAAGATCTCACTGGAAAAGACAGACAAGACCCTGAAACGAGCATGA